The Pseudobacteroides sp. genomic interval AATACCGATGGCCCGGTGCAATACAAGTATAAGGAAGGAAGTTCACAATACTGGATGGGTGTTCAGGTAAGAAACCACAGATACCCCATTAACAAGCTTGAGTATATGGATCAAAGCGGTAAATTTATTGAGCTTCCCCGCAAAAATTATAATTATTTCGAAAGTACGCAGATGGGACCAGGCCCGTATACCTTTAGGGTAACAGATATCTATGGACAGGAAATAATCGATAAAAATATACCCTTTACAGGCAGTGAGACAACAGTATCCGGCACCAATCAGTTTCCGATCAGGAACAATACAACAACGGTGACACCAACACCAACTCCTTCGCCAACTCCATCAATAGTGAACAAATTTTTTATCTCAGGAGCTATAAAGCCGGATGTTGATGTTAAAAATGATGCTCTTAACAAAGGATTTACAGTGAGAATATCAGGGACTCAGTTTTCAGCAAATACGGACAGCAATGGAAATTTCAAAATTGATGGCATACCTGAAGGTACCAACAGTGAACTTATAATAACCAAACCTTCGTTCCTGACGAGAGATTTAAGCTTAGGCAGGATCAATTCAAATATTACCGTAAAAAGCCCTATAGATATGTGGGTGGGGGATGTTGAGGTCAATAATATCCAGGATGGTGCCATAAATATGTTGGATGTTATTGAAGTCGCAAAGGCATATAACGAAACCCAAAACGATCAGAATTACAGCCAAAAGGTAGACCTTAACCAGGACGGCAAAATCAATATTGCTGATGTCATCTTAATAGCAAAGCATTTCGGCAAAACTTCAAAAGATTATGGGATTTAACAAATTAATGGAAAACATTTATGGTTAAGAATCACACAAATTGAGTAAAATTCCTCAAGTATTTATTTTAAAACTACATAAAATATCATTGTGAAAGTATTTTACTTTTACAATGTATTTATTCAGATGATTTAATTAAAAATCGGAGGAGGAGTTAATATGGCAAGCTGTCAGAAAATACTTTGTTCTGTAGGAAGCTGTATCTTTAATGAATACAAGGAAAACCTTTGTACATTAGATGCAATTCAGGTTAGTGCTGCTGCAAAGTCAGACAGCGGTGCACCTTATGATGAAACATTGTGTGCAAGCTATAAAACTCACGACAAGAAGAAATAGTAATTAAAGTAGTTAGAGCCTGATCCCATGTTTAAGCAGGGGTCAGGCTCTTAATATTTGGAAAGCGATAATATTTTCTTAATAATATCATAGATTTTTATTAAGAGGAGTTTTATTTATTTGGATATTTACCTTTGGTTTCTTTATGGACTTTAATAATTATATCCGAAAGATGCCTGATAAACCTTTTTAAAGCTTGTTTTTGAACAGTATTCATGATTATATATTCCTTTTTAATAACCGTCACTTAAGTATATTAAAATATATGAATGTCCAATGACCGGATATTATTATAAGATCCGCAGCAGATTCAAAAGAAAGGCAGGGTATTATGAAATCAGAAACAAAACAGTCAGCGGCTTTATATGTACGTGTCAGTACAGAGGAGCAGGCAAAAGAGGGATACTCAATACAGGCACAAACTGAAGTCTTGACTCAATACTGTAAACTCTATAACATAGAAATTTTTAAGGCATATAGAGACTTGGGTATATCCGGAAAAACTATAGGAGAGAGACCCGGCTTGGCTGAGCTTTTGGATGATACAGATAAGGGTTGCTTTAATTTTGTCATTGTGTGGAAGATTAGCAGGCTTTCCAGAAGCTTGAAGGACCTGATGATATTAGTTGACAGATTTGAAAGTAAGGGTATTTCATTTATAAGCTATTCTGAAAAGTTTGATACATCAACGCCAGTGGGTAGGATGACTCTCCAGATATTGGGAAGTATTGCGGAATTTGAGCGGAATACTATTATCGAAAATGTCAGGCTTGGATTGAGACAAAGGGCTAAGGAAGGTAAATGGACAGGGAATCATGTCTTAGGATATGACAATATTGATAAGAAAATTATAATTAATGAGAGTGAAGCTGAATTGGTAAAGCAGATTTACAAAATGTATATTGAAGAGAATATGGGTTTCAGAAAAATCGCAGACACATTGAACAAGGAAGGTTACCAAACAAAACGAAAGGGGCTTTTTGGCCATGATTATATAAGAAGAATACTTACCAATCCAGTATATAAGGGCCTTGTGAGGCACCAGCTAAGATGTGGAAACGAATATTACGAGGTGAGAGGAATCCATGAGCCCATTATTTCTGAAGAAATTTTTAGTCATGCTCAAGAAAAAGTAAAAAATCGCATAAGGATAAGGTCAAATGCAAATAAGGTACATATTTTAGCAGGATTACTAAAGTGCAGAAAGTGCGGGTCCAATATGATAGGAAGCCTCAGTAAGACTCATGGCAGGGAATACAGGTATTACAAATGTGGCAAATATCATAGGCAGGGAACTGCTGCATGTACTTCCAATTTAATAAATGCAGAGCAGATAGAAGGAGAAATTTTTAAAAGGGTGGGGGAAATAGTAAGAAACCCAATGATTGTAAATATGGCAGTAAAGGAAATTGAAAGAAGGGCTGGTGATGACACTCAAATCAATAATAAAGCATTAGAGAAGATCAATATTGAGCTGGGCAGGTTGGTGAGTTTAAAAAATAAATACTTTAAGCTTTTTGAAAATGATAAAATTAATCCGGTACTATTTACCCATAGAATTGAAGAAATACAAATCCAGATGGAAAGATTAAGCAGTAGGAAAATTGAACTGGAGGATGCAAGTGATGATTGGATACCAGCTATTTCAAGGGAAGAAATAGAAGAATATCTAAAATCCTTTGACAGAATTATTGGATATATTTCATGGGAAGACAAAAAGGAATTTTTGCAGTATCTAATAAAGTCAATAAAGCTGGACGAAGAAAAAAAAATTGATAGCATTGAGTTGCAATTTCCACTTCATGGATAATACCTAAAGCCTGTCCTTTCAAATATGCAAAGAACAGGCTTTTTTAACTGGCAGTAATGTCAAGCATTATTTTGAAGCATTTACAAAAATAATGCTGCTATATATACCGCTGTTTGGCATAACTACTCTTTTATTGTCATCGGTTTCAAGGATAGTGAAGAGAACCTGAATCTCTTTTACCTTGCCCGCCAAGTCCTGAGATTTAACCCGGTCTCCAACATTAAAAGGCCTGAATATCAGTATAAGCACCCCTGCTGCAAAATTTGCCAAAGTACCTTGGAATGCAAGCCCGATAGCCAAACCTGCCGCTCCAAATAATGCAATAAAGGAAGTCATTTCTATTCCTATTAACGATAAAACCGATATTGCCAGCAGCAGTTTTAATGAAATGCCTAGAAGCGAAGAAAGGAACGAAACTAATGTATCATCATTGTATGCTTTTTTAAGCAATTTTTTTGCTGCATTTACTAATATTTTAATGAGATATAATCCCACAATTAATACAGCAGCCCCAAATAAAATCTTACTTCCGATAGAAACAATCAAACTGAATATAAAATCGGAATTCAAATACTTATCTAAAAAGTTCATATAACTTCTCCTTTTAAATACAAATTGTTCTTGTTAATAGGTGGTTTGTTATTTCTTTTTTTGAGAAACAACAAGATTTGCAGTTGAAAGCATGCTGTTAGGAATAATTACCTTTGTACCGTCCTCTGTAAAGCCAACCGTATGCATAATTTGAATTTCCTTAACTTCTGCAATAACCCCTTTAAACTCTAGCACTTCTCCAACTTTAAACGGTTTGAAAAATAGAATAAGAACTCCCGATGCAAGGTTTGCCAAATTCCCCTGTAGTGCAAAACCTATTGCAAGGCCTGCTGCACCAAGAACAGCAATAAAGGAAGCAATTTGTATTCCCATTATTGAAATAATACTGATAAAAAGAACTATCTTTAACAGTATACCTATCACAGATTTCAAAAAACTGTTTAAGGTCACATCTTTAATGCTTTTTTTAAGTATTCTTTCCGTAGACTTTGTCAAAAGACCGATCAGCCAGAGTCCAATGATGAGTGTTGCTATTGCTGCAACCACTTTCCCGCCATAAATCATCATTATATTTTTGATAAAATCAAGTTTTGGCATAATAAAAAATAACCTCCTAAAGAAAAATATAGTTTAGTATTTTCTGTTTATAAATTTGTCACCCATTCTTTTCATACCCAAGTTTATAAGCCTTTATTGAGATGATTTTTACATCTTCCACAGGCTTATTGTTATTTCCCACTTTTACAGTTGCTATCTTATCTACTACATCAAGCCCTTCATACACCTGGCCAAAAACTGAGTGCTTACCGTCAAGCCACGGTGTACCGCCAACTTTTGAATATGAATCAATAAGCTTATCATCTATTCCTGTTAATTTTAAGTGTTCTTTCAACTCATCATCTATGACAGGATTCTGCACTATGAAAAACTGGCTGCCGTTGGTATTAGGGCCTCTGTTTGCCATGGAAAGTGCACCTCGGATATTGTAAAGCTTATTGCTAAACTCATCTTTAAAGGGCTCACCCCAGATACTCTCACCGCCCATACCTGTCCCTTGAGGGTCTCCGCCCTGGATCATAAAATCGTTTATAACCCTGTGAAAAATAAGGTTGTCGTAATAACCTTTATTTGCATGTGTAACAAAATTTTCTACAGTAAGGGGAGCATCTTCACTGAAAAGCTTTATCTTTATATCGCCGTAGTTGGTTTTCATTACAGCAACCATATCGCCTTTAATTGGTTTTGATAGCTGGTAACTAAACGGGGAAGAGGAAGCGTGAAACTTTGCAGTAAGTTCCTCAAGTTTTTTAGGTTCCAGATTCTTCTTTGAATTGCTGATAACAATGATACCCTTATCGTAAAATACCTGTTTACCAAGGGCATTTTCTGCCAAAGCCCTTAAGGGAACAAGCATTCTGTCATTTATTATTTGAGCAGGCTCGTCCAATGCAATTTTGTTATTGTCAATGAACATTATTTTGTTATTTGATGTGAATTTCACACTGCTGCTGTTAAAATTAATTGTAGCTGTTTTGGACTTACTGTCAAAGCTTACCTTTGCGCCAAAATTCTCAGAAATAAACCTTAAGGGGATAAGTGTTCTCCCGTTTATAACAAGTGCTTTAACTTCCTTATTGAGTGAATCAATATATGTATCTGTGTTGTTTGCATATGCCATATTGCTGTTTGCAAATAACACAACTGAGTCTTTTAGTTCGTTTTCCAATTCGGGTGTAAGTCCAAATACATTTAGGCTGCTCAGGGCAAGAAGCAGCATTATGATGATTCCGGTAATCTTTTTTGCCAACATGATAAATCTTAACCTCCAAATTAAATATTTTGTGTTTAAAGTATAACACAAGGTGTGAGCAGGTGCAATTAATGAGGGTTTTGTTATACTATCAAATTCCGAATTCCACCAGAAGTATACCTCTTTACATTTTCATGTATATTAATAATGACAGGAATATTCTGTATAGTGTATAATTAATAAAATATCTTACTTAATAGTTATAAATAATACAAATGTGGTGAAAGCATACAGTTTGAGTTGAAGGGGGAAACAAAATGAAAAGAATGTTATTAGTATTGACCTTAATGTTGGCAGTATTAATTCAGCTACCAAATAGTACTTGGGCTTTGGAAAATACCCAAGAAGCTGATGTAACCGAATTTAAATATAAAGCTGTTGATGCAGGGTACAAAAACTCAGTTGCACTAACTGAGAATGGCACAGTTCTGGCCTGGGGATATAATAATGACAGTAAAAGTAATATTCCTGTAGGAATAAAGGCTAAAGCTATATCTGCCGGGTTTTACCATACTGTAGTGCTATTGGAAGATGGTACTGTAAGGGTTTGGGGAGGTCCTAGCTTCTGCAATGTCCCTGTTGGACTAAAGGGTGTTAAGGCAATCGACACAGGGATGGAATACACTTTGGCATTGAAAGAGGATGGTACTGTTGTAAGCTGGGGAAGTAATGCATATATAGCTGATATAGGTGCATATAAGCTCCCAGAAGGATTAGCAGGAATTAAGGATATTGCTGCTGGAGATTATCACTCACTGGCATTAAAAGAAGACGGCACTATTTTAGCCTGGGGAAGTAACAATTATGGAGAATGCAATATACCTGATAATATTGGTGATGTCAAGTCAATAGCAACTGGAGACTGTTTTACAGCAATATTAAGTGAAACCGGTAAATTGACAGTTGTAGGAAGAATAAACAACAAAGCTAATAATATTAGTGACTATACAAGATTTAATTATATTACAGCTTTTAGAGGCAAGCTTGTGGCAATTACTAATGATGGCACCCTATGTGAATTTGGTGGTGGAGATACTGTGCTTGGATACAAGGAAAGGCAGATTTATTCAGAGTGCACTAACCCAATTGCAATTGCAATAGGATATGATCATTGCCTGATTTTAGAGGAAGATGGCAAATTGGTGGCAGCAGGAGATAATTCACAAAATCAGTGTAACATTCCCGCTAATTATATTGCTGTAGCAGCAGGAAACCAGCATTGTATAGCCCTAACCAGCAGGAATAGCGTTATCGGCTATGGTGATCCTATGTGTTTTGGTGCATATACCGATGGTATAATACCATATAACAAGAATATTAGAGCTATTTATGCAGCTTATTATTATTGTGCACTTATAGATACTAATGATAACCTTAAAATTGTAGGTATTCCCCATAATGATGTCCCAGGTTCTTTAAGTAATATTAAAGCAGTGGCTGCAACAGAATACTATATGGCAGTATTAAATAACGATGGTACAGTTAAGGTTTATGGTGAATTCGGTTATAAATATAAAGTGCCTGAAGGATTAAATAATGTCGCTGCTATCTCTGCTTCTGATTCTCATATAACCATTTTAAAAAATGATGGCACTGTTATAGATTTGCTAGATAGGATTGACAAGAAAGAATTGATTCATGAAAATATGGGTAAAGTTAAATCTGTATCAGCAGGCCTCGGATATACCCTTGCATTAAAAGAAGATGGCACTGTTGTGGGGTGGGACATGTACAATACACCATTGAATTTGCCATCAAATTGGGAAAATGTTAAGTCTATTTCTACTAATAAAGTCGGATTGCTAGCAATTGCTGTAAAGGAAGATGGAACATTAGTGGGATTAAACTCAGGTACATATAAAGATATTATTGATAGTACAGAGAATGTTAAGGCTGTTAGCATCTATTCTAATAAAATTACATTCTTGAAGGAAGATGGCTCCATACTCACTTATG includes:
- a CDS encoding dockerin type I domain-containing protein; protein product: MKRMLLVLTLMLAVLIQLPNSTWALENTQEADVTEFKYKAVDAGYKNSVALTENGTVLAWGYNNDSKSNIPVGIKAKAISAGFYHTVVLLEDGTVRVWGGPSFCNVPVGLKGVKAIDTGMEYTLALKEDGTVVSWGSNAYIADIGAYKLPEGLAGIKDIAAGDYHSLALKEDGTILAWGSNNYGECNIPDNIGDVKSIATGDCFTAILSETGKLTVVGRINNKANNISDYTRFNYITAFRGKLVAITNDGTLCEFGGGDTVLGYKERQIYSECTNPIAIAIGYDHCLILEEDGKLVAAGDNSQNQCNIPANYIAVAAGNQHCIALTSRNSVIGYGDPMCFGAYTDGIIPYNKNIRAIYAAYYYCALIDTNDNLKIVGIPHNDVPGSLSNIKAVAATEYYMAVLNNDGTVKVYGEFGYKYKVPEGLNNVAAISASDSHITILKNDGTVIDLLDRIDKKELIHENMGKVKSVSAGLGYTLALKEDGTVVGWDMYNTPLNLPSNWENVKSISTNKVGLLAIAVKEDGTLVGLNSGTYKDIIDSTENVKAVSIYSNKITFLKEDGSILTYGLDYNFAYSYPGLENDIWKIPSQISLMNAAKIGICDLNSDGNINMMDIIRLALSFGAVNSDANYDLNCDFDRDGTINMADVVFIARYFGEKIQ
- a CDS encoding DUF1540 domain-containing protein, translated to MASCQKILCSVGSCIFNEYKENLCTLDAIQVSAAAKSDSGAPYDETLCASYKTHDKKK
- a CDS encoding mechanosensitive ion channel family protein, which codes for MPKLDFIKNIMMIYGGKVVAAIATLIIGLWLIGLLTKSTERILKKSIKDVTLNSFLKSVIGILLKIVLFISIISIMGIQIASFIAVLGAAGLAIGFALQGNLANLASGVLILFFKPFKVGEVLEFKGVIAEVKEIQIMHTVGFTEDGTKVIIPNSMLSTANLVVSQKKK
- a CDS encoding expansin EXLX1 family cellulose-binding protein — protein: MKRKALLMIFVLLCNLITQYSTVEAEGAPGTVAGDVHYGYATYYGGGYEGGCAMLDPVSKDYFVTALNIFDYNTAQMSGAYLEVTGPLGKINVLVTDLLPEGQKGDLDLNIDAFPHVANPIDGKVPVSWRIIPLNTDGPVQYKYKEGSSQYWMGVQVRNHRYPINKLEYMDQSGKFIELPRKNYNYFESTQMGPGPYTFRVTDIYGQEIIDKNIPFTGSETTVSGTNQFPIRNNTTTVTPTPTPSPTPSIVNKFFISGAIKPDVDVKNDALNKGFTVRISGTQFSANTDSNGNFKIDGIPEGTNSELIITKPSFLTRDLSLGRINSNITVKSPIDMWVGDVEVNNIQDGAINMLDVIEVAKAYNETQNDQNYSQKVDLNQDGKINIADVILIAKHFGKTSKDYGI
- a CDS encoding peptidylprolyl isomerase, whose translation is MVAVMKTNYGDIKIKLFSEDAPLTVENFVTHANKGYYDNLIFHRVINDFMIQGGDPQGTGMGGESIWGEPFKDEFSNKLYNIRGALSMANRGPNTNGSQFFIVQNPVIDDELKEHLKLTGIDDKLIDSYSKVGGTPWLDGKHSVFGQVYEGLDVVDKIATVKVGNNNKPVEDVKIISIKAYKLGYEKNG
- a CDS encoding recombinase family protein, producing MKSETKQSAALYVRVSTEEQAKEGYSIQAQTEVLTQYCKLYNIEIFKAYRDLGISGKTIGERPGLAELLDDTDKGCFNFVIVWKISRLSRSLKDLMILVDRFESKGISFISYSEKFDTSTPVGRMTLQILGSIAEFERNTIIENVRLGLRQRAKEGKWTGNHVLGYDNIDKKIIINESEAELVKQIYKMYIEENMGFRKIADTLNKEGYQTKRKGLFGHDYIRRILTNPVYKGLVRHQLRCGNEYYEVRGIHEPIISEEIFSHAQEKVKNRIRIRSNANKVHILAGLLKCRKCGSNMIGSLSKTHGREYRYYKCGKYHRQGTAACTSNLINAEQIEGEIFKRVGEIVRNPMIVNMAVKEIERRAGDDTQINNKALEKINIELGRLVSLKNKYFKLFENDKINPVLFTHRIEEIQIQMERLSSRKIELEDASDDWIPAISREEIEEYLKSFDRIIGYISWEDKKEFLQYLIKSIKLDEEKKIDSIELQFPLHG
- a CDS encoding mechanosensitive ion channel family protein, whose amino-acid sequence is MNFLDKYLNSDFIFSLIVSIGSKILFGAAVLIVGLYLIKILVNAAKKLLKKAYNDDTLVSFLSSLLGISLKLLLAISVLSLIGIEMTSFIALFGAAGLAIGLAFQGTLANFAAGVLILIFRPFNVGDRVKSQDLAGKVKEIQVLFTILETDDNKRVVMPNSGIYSSIIFVNASK